From one Nonomuraea polychroma genomic stretch:
- a CDS encoding TIGR03621 family F420-dependent LLM class oxidoreductase: protein MRPFRFGAVVREADSGKAWAEKARRLEGAGFDVLLVPDHLVGPRFAPIAALTAAACATDRLRVGALVFANDFRHPAVLAKEAATLDLLSGGRLEVGIGTGWMAQDYAGAGMALDAPGVRVERLREAVAVLKGLWGDGTFDFRGDHYRIDGLDQRPKPVQRPHPPLVLGGGGPRVLRLAAEQADIVNIGMRVRPDGSGPDTRDGGLEAFLGKLQHVRAAAGDRYTRLELGTSVVQVGARKAEETWSAADSSSLDETPQVLLGTHNDIVDKLRHWRDEHDISYFVMHNERDLATFAPVVEELATGRG from the coding sequence GTGCGGCCGTTCAGGTTCGGAGCCGTGGTGCGGGAGGCGGACTCCGGGAAGGCGTGGGCCGAAAAGGCCAGGCGGCTGGAAGGGGCCGGGTTCGATGTGCTGTTGGTGCCCGATCACCTGGTCGGGCCCCGGTTCGCGCCCATCGCGGCGCTGACCGCGGCCGCCTGCGCCACCGACCGGCTGCGGGTGGGGGCACTGGTGTTCGCCAACGACTTCAGGCACCCGGCGGTGCTGGCCAAGGAGGCGGCGACGCTCGATCTCCTGTCCGGTGGGCGGCTGGAAGTCGGGATCGGGACCGGGTGGATGGCACAGGACTATGCGGGCGCCGGGATGGCGCTGGACGCGCCCGGGGTGCGGGTGGAGCGGCTGCGGGAGGCGGTCGCGGTGCTCAAAGGGCTCTGGGGGGACGGGACGTTCGACTTCCGCGGTGACCACTATCGGATCGACGGGCTCGATCAGCGGCCCAAGCCCGTACAGCGGCCGCATCCGCCGCTGGTGCTGGGCGGCGGCGGGCCCCGGGTACTACGGCTGGCGGCCGAGCAGGCCGACATCGTCAACATCGGGATGCGGGTGCGGCCGGACGGCAGCGGGCCCGACACGCGGGACGGCGGGCTTGAGGCGTTCCTGGGCAAGCTGCAGCACGTCCGCGCGGCCGCCGGCGACCGCTACACCCGCCTGGAACTGGGCACGAGCGTGGTCCAGGTGGGTGCGAGGAAGGCGGAGGAGACGTGGAGCGCGGCCGACAGCTCGTCGCTGGACGAGACGCCCCAGGTGCTGCTCGGTACGCATAATGACATAGTCGACAAGCTCCGCCATTGGCGGGATGAGCATGATATTTCGTACTTCGTCATGCACAACGAGCGCGACCTCGCCACCTTCGCCCCCGTCGTCGAGGAGCTCGCTACGGGACGAGGATGA
- a CDS encoding ABC transporter substrate-binding protein: MSGPVLARRGFLSATAGLAAAVTLAACGDDSGTQAQPATAGSAAPTAQAWSFTDDRGKKIEQPKVPTKIVAQVGAAAALWDFGVRPIAVFGPHKLKDGSKDPQVGNVDITKVQGLGNVWDEFNVEQYIALQPDLLVSSMYIKGTLWYVPEKSKDTIEQIAPTAGIMLTGKSATQVIAKYEELAKSLGADMQGVPEAKARMEAATKELAQFKDLKILMASGGADAFWIVNPPEYPDIVHLTQAGLNVVTPSKVDQGGFFQTLSWENADEYEADVILYDTRTQALKPEEMLKKPTFAKLPAVKAGQLYPWNAEAPYSYQGYADFLEALVANLKKAKKLL; this comes from the coding sequence ATGTCGGGACCGGTACTGGCACGCAGGGGCTTCCTGTCGGCGACGGCGGGACTCGCGGCGGCCGTGACGCTGGCGGCGTGCGGTGACGACAGCGGCACGCAGGCGCAGCCCGCCACGGCCGGTTCCGCCGCCCCCACGGCCCAGGCCTGGTCGTTCACCGACGACCGCGGCAAGAAGATCGAGCAGCCCAAGGTCCCCACCAAGATCGTGGCCCAGGTCGGCGCGGCCGCCGCCCTCTGGGACTTCGGCGTGCGCCCCATCGCGGTGTTCGGCCCCCACAAGCTCAAGGACGGCAGCAAGGACCCGCAGGTCGGCAACGTCGACATCACCAAGGTCCAGGGCCTCGGCAACGTGTGGGACGAGTTCAACGTCGAGCAGTACATCGCGCTCCAGCCCGACCTCCTGGTCAGCAGCATGTACATCAAGGGCACCCTCTGGTACGTGCCCGAGAAGTCCAAGGACACCATCGAGCAGATCGCCCCGACCGCGGGCATCATGCTCACCGGCAAGAGCGCCACCCAGGTGATCGCCAAGTACGAGGAACTGGCCAAGTCCCTCGGCGCCGACATGCAGGGCGTGCCGGAGGCCAAGGCCCGCATGGAGGCCGCCACCAAGGAACTCGCCCAGTTCAAGGACCTGAAGATCCTCATGGCGTCGGGCGGCGCGGACGCCTTCTGGATCGTCAACCCGCCCGAGTACCCGGACATCGTTCACCTCACCCAGGCCGGCTTGAACGTGGTCACCCCGTCCAAGGTGGACCAGGGTGGCTTCTTCCAGACGCTGAGCTGGGAGAACGCCGACGAGTACGAGGCCGACGTCATCCTCTACGACACCCGCACCCAGGCGCTCAAGCCCGAGGAGATGCTGAAGAAGCCCACCTTCGCCAAGCTTCCCGCCGTCAAGGCCGGCCAGCTCTACCCGTGGAACGCCGAGGCGCCCTACAGCTACCAGGGGTACGCGGACTTCCTCGAGGCCCTCGTGGCGAACCTGAAGAAGGCTAAAAAGCTCCTCTGA
- a CDS encoding zinc-binding dehydrogenase, protein MEAIRLHAYGPAANLRLESVPDPVAGAGEVRIAVHAAGLHFIETLMRRGQAVGPHPAPALPAILGGEVAGVVESVGEEVPAELVGRRVVTSDVTSGGYASLAVASASSLATLPGHVDYGPAVAMNTTGATTFGLLELAPLSASDVVLATAAAGGIGTLLVQYARGAGARVIGAAGGPAKVRRVEELGADLAVDYRQPGWDKLVREAFGEVTVAFDGVGGELGQAVYGLLGRGGRHVVFGSAAGEWFFAGEEDAAARGVTVYDGIAHLLGREGGVGDLRARALDAAADGSLTPAVQAFPLADAAAAHEALESRNTMGKVILVP, encoded by the coding sequence ATGGAAGCGATCAGACTGCACGCATACGGCCCTGCTGCGAACCTCCGCCTTGAGAGCGTGCCCGACCCGGTGGCCGGCGCCGGGGAGGTGCGCATCGCCGTGCACGCGGCCGGCCTGCACTTCATCGAGACCCTCATGCGCCGGGGGCAGGCCGTCGGGCCGCACCCCGCGCCGGCGCTGCCCGCCATCCTCGGAGGGGAAGTGGCCGGCGTGGTGGAGTCCGTGGGCGAGGAAGTGCCCGCCGAGCTCGTGGGACGCCGCGTGGTGACATCCGACGTGACGTCAGGAGGGTACGCTTCGCTCGCCGTGGCGTCCGCCTCCTCGCTGGCCACGCTTCCCGGCCATGTGGACTACGGTCCGGCGGTGGCCATGAACACCACCGGAGCCACCACCTTCGGGCTGCTGGAGCTGGCGCCTCTGAGCGCATCTGACGTGGTGCTGGCCACGGCCGCGGCGGGCGGCATCGGGACGCTGCTCGTGCAGTACGCGCGCGGTGCCGGCGCCCGCGTGATCGGGGCGGCCGGCGGGCCGGCGAAGGTGCGGCGGGTCGAGGAGCTCGGGGCGGACCTGGCCGTGGACTATCGGCAGCCCGGCTGGGACAAGCTGGTACGCGAGGCGTTCGGCGAGGTCACCGTGGCCTTCGACGGGGTCGGCGGCGAGCTCGGGCAGGCGGTGTACGGGTTGCTCGGGCGGGGCGGGCGGCACGTGGTGTTCGGTTCGGCGGCGGGGGAGTGGTTCTTCGCCGGGGAAGAGGACGCGGCGGCGCGGGGCGTGACCGTGTACGACGGGATCGCTCACCTGCTCGGCCGCGAGGGTGGCGTGGGCGATCTGCGCGCCCGGGCCCTGGACGCGGCGGCCGACGGGTCGCTCACGCCTGCCGTCCAGGCGTTCCCGCTGGCCGACGCCGCCGCGGCGCACGAGGCGCTGGAGAGCAGGAACACCATGGGCAAGGTCATCCTCGTCCCGTAG
- a CDS encoding helix-turn-helix domain-containing protein: MLGASLRRLREASGLDRAQAGFHIRASESKISRMELGRVGFKTRDVEDLLTLYGVVDDAERRALLEMVREANTPGWWHKYSAELPSWFTTYVGLEEAASLIRTYEVQFVPGLLQTAAYAKSVFELGNPDAGPERIERRVHMRMQRQERFTQKDGPRLWAVIDEAALMRTIGGREVMREQLQHLLEVAALPNITIQVMPFRFGKHAAEGGAFSILRFPESDLSDVVYVEQLWGALYLDKREDVDPYLTAMEQLCVESTTPGGTVELIGGLLRKI; the protein is encoded by the coding sequence ATGCTGGGGGCGAGCCTGCGGCGCCTGCGTGAAGCCAGCGGGCTCGACCGGGCACAGGCCGGATTCCACATCCGGGCGTCCGAGTCCAAGATCAGTCGTATGGAGCTCGGCCGCGTCGGATTCAAGACACGTGACGTGGAAGACCTGCTCACCCTGTACGGCGTCGTCGACGATGCCGAGCGCCGAGCCCTGCTGGAGATGGTTCGCGAGGCCAACACCCCCGGGTGGTGGCACAAGTACTCGGCCGAGCTGCCCTCGTGGTTCACCACTTACGTGGGCCTGGAGGAGGCCGCCAGCCTGATCCGCACTTATGAAGTGCAGTTCGTGCCAGGCCTGCTGCAGACGGCCGCCTATGCGAAATCGGTCTTCGAGCTTGGCAATCCCGATGCGGGTCCGGAGAGAATCGAACGCCGCGTGCACATGCGCATGCAGCGTCAGGAGCGCTTCACCCAGAAGGACGGACCCCGGTTGTGGGCCGTCATCGACGAGGCGGCGCTCATGCGGACCATCGGTGGGCGGGAGGTCATGCGCGAGCAGCTCCAGCATCTGCTGGAGGTCGCTGCCCTGCCCAACATCACCATCCAGGTGATGCCCTTCAGGTTCGGCAAGCACGCCGCTGAAGGGGGTGCGTTCAGCATCTTGCGGTTTCCCGAGTCCGACTTGTCGGACGTTGTCTACGTCGAACAGCTCTGGGGTGCCCTGTACCTGGACAAACGTGAGGACGTCGATCCGTACCTCACGGCCATGGAGCAGCTGTGCGTGGAGAGCACCACGCCAGGGGGCACCGTCGAGCTCATCGGCGGTCTTCTCAGAAAGATTTAG
- a CDS encoding sigma factor, with product MSDMDLCARLTAGDLDALADAYDQHGSHVYGIAATITGSQEYAEEITQSVFVALWEQPLSYDPSLGSLRGWLVSRALHESALRSKVS from the coding sequence ATGAGCGACATGGACTTGTGTGCTCGCTTGACGGCGGGGGACCTGGACGCGCTGGCGGACGCCTACGACCAGCACGGGTCGCACGTGTATGGGATCGCCGCCACGATCACCGGAAGCCAGGAGTACGCCGAGGAGATCACCCAGAGCGTCTTCGTCGCCCTGTGGGAGCAGCCCCTGTCGTACGACCCGAGCCTCGGCTCGTTGCGCGGCTGGCTGGTCAGCCGCGCGCTGCACGAGTCGGCGCTGCGCTCTAAAGTGAGTTGA
- a CDS encoding DUF397 domain-containing protein, giving the protein MNQTYNGMPATDLTQVAWRKSRYSNSQGNCVELAELPDGGIAVRNSRFPDGPALIYTRDEIRALVLGVKDGEFDGLLV; this is encoded by the coding sequence ATGAACCAGACCTACAACGGCATGCCGGCGACCGACCTGACGCAGGTCGCCTGGCGTAAGAGCCGCTACAGCAACTCGCAGGGCAACTGCGTGGAGCTCGCGGAGCTTCCCGACGGCGGGATCGCGGTCCGCAACTCCCGTTTCCCCGACGGCCCTGCCCTCATCTACACCCGTGACGAGATCCGGGCCCTGGTGCTGGGGGTGAAGGACGGAGAATTCGACGGCCTCCTCGTGTAA
- a CDS encoding helicase-associated domain-containing protein yields the protein MEDHLLGWLRTLDEDRLARILANRPDAIAAPWPRRLDTLAQRLGNGFAVMETLQRLPLPCLQLAEAALALRAPTAEQLAAFVDAPADEVNRWLAHLYDHALAWPGDDGVIHLAEGVARWWAAPLGLGEPLDHYLNSWTISNDALRALARNLGLPAQGHKRRTIARVAETLGDAARIKALTSGAPAGTAELLDRFAGEGPALPVDGGRFVTPGTPEKWCADHGLLFRPSWHMAEIPREVAICLRGPGYHPPFLPAAPEVATIPVDPEEVDHLMTLAAPHVVERCAALLDNTSKTPLPLLKTGGVGVREVRRVAKETGCDEDETRLLLEICAVARLLAWDEAAGGLVPTERFDRWRLDEGSARLRVLLSAWWRMERSSLRKIDGKYGTVLGDEPAGDAVARVRRSVLSVLACLPAGAAFADRDSLIASVHWHAPLIDHQLLLDCAPPVLDEARLLGLVANDALTDLGRALAGLTARPGDENDEVVPVVEHDPVLVEVSTRALASVRRSALFGPDLTAVVTGPPSAELAALLDRVAERESRGAASVWRFTAESVRRALDRGYDPDELLDELAAVGAIPQPLEYLVRDTARRHGEVTVTTVGCVIQAGDPSLLAEIAAHRRLGRLGLRLLAPTVLVSAAGAERTLSALREAGYSPVPVSDTGEITIHRVRAAELAEREDRDNGKLILLPGGQVAELPELHGLDALEAPAHLLAEPPPDPQEHARRLIAASRAEADKSGRTWAIIGRMATRLPTAQQSLLGFVVDRGVRAGITLTDGLTATISHGELKGGALDAWCEEAGDYLEFPLAEIVEVRGAF from the coding sequence ATGGAAGATCACCTGCTCGGCTGGCTGCGAACACTAGACGAAGACAGGCTTGCCCGCATCCTGGCGAACAGGCCGGACGCCATCGCCGCGCCGTGGCCGCGGCGGCTCGACACGCTCGCCCAGCGCCTCGGCAACGGCTTCGCCGTGATGGAGACGCTGCAGCGGCTGCCGCTCCCCTGCCTGCAGCTGGCCGAGGCGGCGCTGGCCCTGCGCGCGCCCACCGCCGAGCAGCTCGCGGCCTTCGTCGACGCGCCGGCCGATGAGGTGAACCGCTGGCTCGCACACCTCTACGACCACGCGCTGGCCTGGCCGGGTGACGACGGCGTGATCCATCTGGCGGAGGGCGTGGCACGCTGGTGGGCCGCGCCGCTCGGCCTCGGCGAGCCGCTCGACCACTACCTCAACTCCTGGACGATCAGCAACGACGCGCTGCGCGCGCTCGCCCGCAACCTCGGCCTGCCCGCTCAGGGCCACAAACGACGCACGATCGCCCGCGTGGCCGAGACGCTCGGCGACGCCGCGCGGATCAAGGCCCTGACCAGTGGAGCCCCGGCCGGCACCGCCGAGTTGCTCGACCGGTTCGCCGGGGAAGGCCCCGCGCTGCCCGTGGACGGCGGCAGGTTCGTCACCCCCGGCACGCCGGAGAAGTGGTGCGCCGACCACGGCCTGCTCTTCCGGCCCAGCTGGCACATGGCGGAGATCCCCCGCGAGGTGGCGATCTGCCTGCGCGGCCCCGGCTACCACCCGCCCTTCCTGCCCGCGGCGCCCGAGGTGGCCACGATCCCGGTCGATCCCGAAGAGGTCGACCATCTGATGACGCTGGCCGCGCCGCACGTGGTCGAGCGGTGCGCGGCTCTGCTCGACAACACCTCCAAGACGCCCCTGCCGCTGCTGAAGACCGGCGGCGTGGGCGTGCGCGAGGTACGCAGGGTGGCCAAGGAGACCGGCTGCGACGAGGACGAGACCCGCCTGCTGCTGGAGATCTGCGCGGTGGCCAGGCTGCTGGCCTGGGACGAGGCGGCCGGCGGACTGGTGCCCACGGAGCGCTTCGACCGGTGGCGGCTGGATGAGGGGTCGGCCCGGCTGCGGGTGCTGCTGTCGGCGTGGTGGCGCATGGAGCGCTCGTCGCTCCGCAAGATCGACGGCAAGTACGGCACCGTCCTCGGCGACGAACCCGCGGGCGACGCCGTGGCCCGGGTGCGCCGGTCGGTGTTGTCGGTGCTGGCCTGCCTGCCCGCCGGAGCTGCGTTCGCCGACCGCGACAGCCTCATCGCGAGCGTCCACTGGCACGCGCCGCTGATCGACCACCAGCTGCTGCTGGATTGTGCGCCCCCGGTGCTGGACGAGGCCCGGCTGCTCGGCCTGGTGGCCAACGACGCGTTGACCGATCTCGGCCGGGCGCTGGCGGGCCTGACCGCCCGGCCGGGGGACGAGAACGACGAGGTCGTCCCCGTGGTCGAGCACGATCCCGTGCTCGTCGAGGTGTCCACGCGGGCGCTGGCGAGCGTGCGCAGGAGCGCGTTGTTCGGCCCCGATCTGACGGCGGTGGTGACCGGCCCGCCGTCGGCGGAGCTGGCGGCGCTGCTCGACCGGGTAGCCGAGCGGGAGTCGCGGGGCGCCGCCTCGGTGTGGCGCTTCACCGCCGAGAGCGTGCGCCGGGCGCTCGACCGCGGCTACGACCCCGACGAGTTGCTCGACGAGCTGGCGGCGGTCGGCGCCATCCCGCAGCCGCTCGAATACCTCGTCCGCGACACCGCGCGCCGGCACGGCGAGGTGACGGTCACCACGGTCGGCTGCGTCATCCAGGCCGGCGACCCGTCACTGCTCGCCGAGATCGCCGCGCACCGGCGGCTGGGCCGGCTCGGCCTGCGCCTGCTCGCCCCCACGGTGCTGGTGAGCGCGGCCGGGGCCGAGCGCACGCTGTCCGCGCTACGCGAGGCCGGCTATTCGCCGGTGCCCGTCTCCGACACCGGCGAAATCACCATCCACCGGGTCAGGGCCGCAGAGCTCGCCGAGCGTGAAGACCGCGACAACGGCAAGCTGATCCTGCTGCCCGGCGGTCAGGTGGCCGAGCTGCCGGAGCTCCACGGCCTCGACGCGTTGGAGGCGCCGGCCCATCTGCTGGCCGAGCCGCCGCCCGACCCGCAGGAGCACGCCCGCCGGCTGATCGCCGCCAGCCGGGCGGAGGCCGACAAGAGCGGCCGCACCTGGGCGATCATCGGCAGGATGGCGACCAGGTTGCCGACGGCGCAGCAGTCGCTGCTGGGCTTCGTGGTGGACCGAGGTGTGCGGGCCGGCATCACGCTCACCGACGGGCTGACCGCCACGATCAGCCACGGCGAGCTCAAGGGCGGCGCGCTCGACGCCTGGTGCGAGGAGGCAGGCGACTACCTCGAGTTCCCCCTCGCCGAGATCGTCGAGGTCAGAGGAGCTTTTTAG
- a CDS encoding FecCD family ABC transporter permease gives MRPAVTTLQAADDPAESATRPVWARPAVLATGLMVALAVLALMAMASVALGARSVPFSTVIDAFLAPDGSNDHTVIRELRVPRTLLGIGVGATLGLAGALMQSLTRNPLADPGLLGINEGAALGVTLALGVFGLTDPAVYVWFAFGGAALASVMVYSLASAGRSGSSPVRLTLAGVALGMVATAIASAILRMDAQTFDRMRFWLTGSLAGQTADTLVRLAPFMVAGLVLGLSLARPLNMLALGDDAGKALGVAVGRTRVLTGVAVTLLCGAATAAAGPLWFVGLIVPHAVRALVGPDQRWVLPYSAVAAPVLLLGADVVGRLIARPGEVQVGIVWAVIGAPIFIMLARRKRVAAL, from the coding sequence GTGCGCCCGGCAGTGACCACGCTCCAGGCGGCCGACGACCCCGCCGAGTCCGCGACGAGGCCGGTGTGGGCGCGCCCTGCGGTGCTGGCCACCGGACTCATGGTGGCGCTGGCGGTGCTGGCCCTGATGGCGATGGCGAGCGTGGCGCTGGGGGCGCGGTCCGTACCGTTCTCCACGGTGATCGACGCCTTTCTCGCACCCGACGGCTCCAACGACCACACGGTCATCCGCGAGCTCCGCGTGCCGCGCACGCTGCTCGGCATCGGCGTGGGCGCCACGCTCGGCCTGGCCGGGGCGCTCATGCAGAGCCTGACCCGCAACCCGCTCGCCGACCCTGGACTGCTCGGCATCAACGAGGGAGCCGCGCTGGGCGTCACGCTGGCGCTCGGGGTGTTCGGGCTCACCGATCCCGCGGTGTACGTGTGGTTCGCGTTCGGCGGGGCCGCGCTGGCCTCCGTGATGGTCTACTCGCTCGCCTCGGCGGGCCGCTCGGGCTCCAGCCCGGTACGCCTCACGCTCGCGGGCGTCGCGCTCGGCATGGTGGCGACGGCCATCGCCTCGGCCATCCTGCGTATGGACGCGCAGACCTTCGACCGGATGCGATTCTGGCTGACCGGGTCGCTGGCCGGGCAGACGGCCGACACGCTGGTGCGGCTGGCCCCGTTCATGGTGGCCGGGCTGGTGCTGGGGCTGTCGCTGGCCAGGCCGCTCAACATGCTGGCGCTCGGCGACGACGCGGGCAAGGCGCTGGGCGTGGCCGTGGGCCGTACCAGAGTGCTCACCGGGGTGGCGGTCACGTTGCTCTGCGGGGCGGCCACCGCCGCGGCCGGGCCGCTGTGGTTCGTGGGGCTGATCGTGCCGCACGCGGTGCGCGCGCTGGTGGGGCCCGACCAGCGGTGGGTGTTGCCGTACTCGGCGGTGGCCGCGCCGGTGCTGCTGCTGGGGGCGGACGTGGTGGGCCGGCTCATCGCCCGGCCGGGAGAGGTGCAGGTGGGGATCGTGTGGGCGGTGATCGGCGCGCCGATCTTCATCATGCTGGCCAGGCGGAAGCGGGTGGCGGCGCTGTGA
- a CDS encoding histidine phosphatase family protein: protein MDEMLLLRHGETEWSKAGKHTGRTDLPLTEHGEDQARALAPLVKERSFDLVLVSPAQRARRTAELAGLTDYEVDADLWEWDYGGYEGITTPKIRETRPGWYLWRDGVIPGDAEHPGESAAQVAARADRVITRARAAEGRVVLVAHGHFLRVLAARWLGLQASEGRLLKLETGTYSRLGFEHAEPVLLTWNAPVNSL, encoded by the coding sequence ATGGATGAGATGCTGCTGCTCCGGCACGGTGAGACCGAATGGAGCAAGGCGGGCAAGCACACCGGACGTACGGACCTGCCTTTGACGGAGCACGGCGAGGATCAGGCCAGGGCGCTGGCGCCGCTGGTCAAGGAGCGGTCGTTCGACCTGGTGCTGGTCTCCCCCGCCCAGCGCGCCCGGCGCACGGCGGAGCTGGCGGGGCTGACGGACTACGAGGTGGATGCGGATCTGTGGGAGTGGGACTACGGCGGCTACGAGGGCATCACCACGCCGAAGATCCGCGAGACCCGGCCGGGCTGGTACCTGTGGCGTGACGGCGTGATCCCCGGCGACGCCGAGCACCCCGGCGAGAGCGCCGCCCAGGTGGCCGCTCGCGCCGACCGGGTGATCACGCGGGCCAGGGCGGCCGAGGGCCGGGTGGTGCTGGTCGCGCACGGGCACTTCCTGCGCGTGCTGGCCGCCCGCTGGCTGGGCCTGCAGGCCTCGGAGGGCAGGTTGTTGAAGCTGGAGACCGGGACCTACTCGCGGCTCGGGTTCGAGCACGCCGAACCCGTGCTCCTGACCTGGAACGCGCCCGTCAACTCACTTTAG
- a CDS encoding phytanoyl-CoA dioxygenase family protein: MEIPVRQATDDEVAFFHEHGWVRLGRLIDPSTAAELRERAAGHLSARAKGKQTLVDQAFGQSRDIAASDEMFGALTMSPQMGRNAVRLLRGVRAVRVQVTNLLVKEAGEHGATEFHQDFPWMPMDRSAMLTVWLALADVPADMGSLRFYDGSHRHGLLGRSFTRPGDDQLSQHPWLKELELSPPLDLKAGDATVHHALTVHGAPANRHDKPRLSFTVTYFDADALYTGLPYQQTDGLGLQVNRPFEHERFPCLRP, from the coding sequence ATGGAGATCCCGGTGCGCCAGGCCACCGACGACGAGGTGGCGTTCTTCCACGAGCACGGCTGGGTGCGGCTCGGCCGGCTCATCGACCCCTCCACCGCGGCCGAGCTGCGCGAGCGGGCGGCCGGTCACCTGAGCGCCCGCGCGAAGGGCAAGCAGACGCTGGTCGACCAGGCGTTCGGCCAGTCGAGGGACATCGCGGCGAGCGACGAGATGTTCGGCGCGCTGACCATGAGCCCCCAGATGGGCCGCAACGCCGTACGGCTGCTGCGCGGCGTGCGCGCGGTTCGCGTGCAGGTCACCAACCTCCTGGTCAAGGAGGCGGGCGAGCACGGCGCCACCGAGTTCCACCAGGACTTCCCCTGGATGCCGATGGACCGCTCGGCCATGCTGACCGTGTGGCTGGCGCTCGCGGACGTGCCCGCCGACATGGGCTCGCTCAGGTTCTACGACGGCTCGCACCGCCACGGCCTGCTCGGGCGCAGCTTCACCCGGCCCGGGGACGACCAGCTCAGCCAGCACCCGTGGTTGAAGGAGCTGGAGCTGTCGCCGCCGCTCGACCTCAAGGCGGGGGACGCGACCGTGCACCACGCGCTGACCGTGCACGGCGCGCCCGCCAACCGCCACGACAAGCCGCGGCTGTCGTTCACCGTCACTTACTTCGACGCCGACGCGCTCTACACCGGCCTGCCGTACCAGCAGACCGACGGGCTCGGGCTCCAGGTGAACCGCCCGTTCGAGCACGAGAGGTTCCCGTGCCTGAGACCGTGA
- a CDS encoding ATP-binding protein: MITVQSTTAPPAQWTTFDWWPPVGWWPEAARDLLVPGTSASATFVLPPTPSSVHSARSFTTGALTGWGLAELIENMELVVSELATNALRHGLRLTEPRRDCPVHMSLVRHGPLVTCAFTDPGPSVPVLRYPGPLDTGGLGLHIVESLSHRWGWSALAPHGKIVWAVLS; this comes from the coding sequence ATGATCACCGTGCAATCCACCACGGCGCCGCCCGCCCAGTGGACTACGTTCGATTGGTGGCCCCCGGTCGGCTGGTGGCCGGAGGCGGCACGCGATCTGCTGGTCCCCGGCACGTCCGCAAGCGCCACGTTCGTGCTCCCGCCCACCCCGTCCTCGGTCCACTCCGCCCGCAGCTTCACCACCGGCGCCCTGACGGGATGGGGGCTCGCCGAGCTGATCGAGAACATGGAGCTGGTGGTCTCGGAGCTGGCGACCAACGCGCTGCGCCACGGCCTGCGCCTGACCGAGCCGCGCCGCGACTGCCCCGTCCACATGTCCCTCGTCCGTCACGGACCGCTGGTGACGTGCGCCTTCACCGATCCAGGCCCCTCGGTGCCGGTGCTGCGATACCCTGGGCCCCTGGACACCGGTGGCCTCGGACTCCACATCGTCGAATCACTCAGCCACCGCTGGGGTTGGTCGGCGCTGGCGCCTCACGGGAAGATCGTCTGGGCAGTCCTCTCCTGA